AATTTCTTGTTGGGTTTCTCTAACTTCGGTATTGAAGTTTCCAGTGACCGCAAATACAATAAACATCCAAAAAACCATAAAAAGAACAAGCAAAACCAAAAATAAAAATAGCTTAAGCCTCATCGACATACTCATACTACGTTGTCTTTCGTTTTCCAACTCTCACCACCTCACTATTTCCTTATGTCTACTTAATAAAAGTCTCAAATACCCCATTTGACGCTTCTTTAAAAGCGGCATCATCGCTCATTTTATCTATCAACACCTGATAAGTCCTTCTGGATTGGGCTGCAGATTGTTTTAGTTTTGTTTCATAATCTTTCTGCAATACATCAATTCCCTCATAGATGGCAGGAATATAAAAGTCATAGTTGGCCTGCATTTCTATAGCAGTAATCAATAATTTTTGAATGTTCTTGTTCTCAATTGAATCGATTTCTTTAAGCATTACCTCGCCAAATGCCTCCTTTGTAACAGGGAGATAACCCGTAGAAGCTACAAACCGAAGATTGTTTTTCGGGCTGGTAAACCATTTAAGGAAAATGCCTGCTGCATGTTCTTTAGCCTCAGTAGATTTCGTAACAATCATTCCACTACCACGCTGTAGAGCAATCTTCTTTCCGCCTTCAAAAATCGGATAGGGTAATATCATAAGCTCAACCGGTTCTTTCGTATTATCCGCATGGGTGAGAAAGGGATCAAAAAATAATACCCCTGCAGTTGAGCCAGTAGAACAGACAATATCTCCTGTCTTTGCAAGATCAGAAGCATAGCCGTCATAGATGGCAAAGTTTCCTCTTACTGCCGATCCAAAGAAATAACTCCATACACGCTGAAATACCTCGGATTGTTCAGATCCACCATTAAACATGAAATCCGTCCCTAGCTGCTTACAGCCCACTTGGGTGAAGTTGAAGAGAGAGTCTATATGATAAAACGTTTTACCATCATTCAAGGTTGCTGGCGTCTGCGCGTCTGTCCAATCATAATAAAGTTTTGCAACACGAGCGAGACCTTCAAAAGTTCGAAGATCTTCATATCTAGCACCTGTACTCTTACTAAAACGATCGAAGATGGTTTTGTTTAAGAAAAGAACCTCTGTAGATTTTGCTGTAGGAAAAAGATACTGACGCCCTTCTATTCTACCCTCCTCAAGAAAACGAGGCACGTATGTCGATAACTCCTCTTTGGAGAATTGTTCACCTAAATCTACAATTAAACCTTTTTCCGCAAGTATAATTGCGGTTTTGGGATTTGCTGTTGTTATATCTGGCAGCATAGGCATTCCCGGATCTCGATTTGCTGCCATAATCAGCTTTTCATGCAGAGCAGATGAACTGGATATTGAAGTTACGGATAAAATAATTCCGTTTTCAGCTCCGACTGTTTGATTAAATTCATCAACCATTTTATCCATAGTAGCTTTCATCTGACCACCGTAATTATGCCAAAGCGAAAGTGTTACCGACATTTTGGGAGTGAGTTCATGGTTTCTTTGACAGCCAGCTA
This Desulfosporosinus orientis DSM 765 DNA region includes the following protein-coding sequences:
- a CDS encoding extracellular solute-binding protein, translating into MKTQLVIFFLLAMMLLAGCQRNHELTPKMSVTLSLWHNYGGQMKATMDKMVDEFNQTVGAENGIILSVTSISSSSALHEKLIMAANRDPGMPMLPDITTANPKTAIILAEKGLIVDLGEQFSKEELSTYVPRFLEEGRIEGRQYLFPTAKSTEVLFLNKTIFDRFSKSTGARYEDLRTFEGLARVAKLYYDWTDAQTPATLNDGKTFYHIDSLFNFTQVGCKQLGTDFMFNGGSEQSEVFQRVWSYFFGSAVRGNFAIYDGYASDLAKTGDIVCSTGSTAGVLFFDPFLTHADNTKEPVELMILPYPIFEGGKKIALQRGSGMIVTKSTEAKEHAAGIFLKWFTSPKNNLRFVASTGYLPVTKEAFGEVMLKEIDSIENKNIQKLLITAIEMQANYDFYIPAIYEGIDVLQKDYETKLKQSAAQSRRTYQVLIDKMSDDAAFKEASNGVFETFIK